The following DNA comes from Alnus glutinosa chromosome 6, dhAlnGlut1.1, whole genome shotgun sequence.
GTATTATtctcacaaaaaaaagaaggaaaattccACTATTTTTCTGCGATCCTTTAACTTCCCGAAGAACATGCCCTTGGAGGATTCGAAGCCCGTGAAGAAATCGGAGttggaagacgaagaagaagcgGACGAGAAGCAGAGCCTGGGATCGATTCTCGAAGGCCGCAAAAAGAAACCCTCAAATGCAAATGCTGGTTCGGCCAAAACTCGGCTCAAAGAACCCAAAGTGAAGAAAGAAGAGCGCCtagatgatgaagatgataaACCCATTAAGGCTTCTCTTTCTTCTGGGTCTCGCTCCAAAGTTAAGAAGGAAGAGAATGAAGATGACGATGATGAAAAGCCCCTCGCCAAACGAAGCTCTAATATTAAGCCTGACAAGGTTTCTAATACtctttttttgttaagtttaaAAAGGCTAGGCTATCTGCTCTATGACTAAAGCTGAGGATAGTGTAAGAACTAAGaaatataagtttttatttgattttaattttttttttaagtttttttttttttttttttcctgtttgaaGTTCTTGCCAAATTAGGTAGTCTAAAGTAAGCAAACAATTGCTTTGGACTGAATTGAATTGGTGGTTTGGTTTAatgttaataatttatttatttatttattttttctgttccTGTTTAGCAAATAGAGGTGGCTGTTGTTGATTGATGGGTGtggtttatgttttcttttgtagaaGGAACCAAAACGGAGAAATAAGAcaaaggaggaggagaaggcAGATACGGCAGCAGAGCGgaagaagagggagaagaagGTGTATGATTTGCCTGGTCAGAAGCGAGACCCTCCCGATGAGGTATTGTTCTGTTGTTCTGTTTTACTTggttttatttaacttaaggTGTTTTCTTTGAGGGTTTTGAGTGGTGGGATTGGTGCATTCTGGAATTTCAGAGAGACTCACTGAGGATTTTTTATGAAACGCTTTATAAGCACAATCCGGATAGCGAAATGGCGCAGTTCTGGTGAGTCATTTTACCCCAATTGTGCAATCTTTTTGGTGGTGTGAGACCCAGTTTTGCTGTTAAGTTTCTTTTTGGTTCTACTTTTTGCTTGGTTTTTGGAATGTAGAGAAGGTGTACATACCTAAAACTGATTAATTGGTTGTTTTTGAGTAAGAACTTAATTGGTTTTTGACttgatatttttcatatttactGCCTTTGTTATGTTGTATGCTTATAAGAAATGGATTTTGTATATGTTGCACTCCTATCTTTCTACAACGACATGTTCTgacgtacatttttttttgcgaatttgttgttgtttgtaaTCTACTGTATTTATACAACTTCTGCTTTTCTTCAGTTGGTCTTATATCAGTAACAGAAATGTGGACAATCTTTTTAATATTCAGGTTGCATTTAGACTGAAATACACTGGTCTTATCAACATCTAGGGAAGCTGTTTTTGTATAAACTTGcaaatgatatttattttacatGAGTAGAGATTATGGAGATTTCTTAATGCTTTCCATGTAACCTTTTACCTTTGCAATGATTTGTATGGACTTGTTTTTTCGATGGTAAAACAATTTCTGGCTTTCAAGATTTTAGTCACTAGGTAAGTCGTTGTTTGTTCTctgaatacattaaattgacaaTATGTAGTTTTTGACATCTATATGGGGCTTGTTGTTATTGAAATGGTGCCATGATTTTAGCATTAATGTTGACTTAACAAGTGTAAGGATTGCTTTATATGTACTCAGGGTTTGGTTGCAGCTTACACGTTGCAATTTGCAATCTGCTTGTTGCACATAGATGATTGAGCAGCTGTTGTTACCTTAATAGGAAATTTGGctatttgtgatttcaaaatgtAAACATGTTGTTGGGATAGATTGATGATATGCATATCCTGCATTAATGTAGACATGGGGGTTTATCTTCTCGAAGTTTTGATGATTTagcccttctttaaaattttatgtagaactattttattttctgaatctgGATTTGAGGAAATTTTTTTAGCTTCTGCTAAAGTGTACTCCTTGTTAGCTATCATAATCACTATATTTTCCCTCAGTAAGAAGATAATATGCAGTCCTTTGGTCAGTAGATGCATATGGCAGATCACCATGTTCCAGCTCTGGTCCACTCTTATTTTGTTCTCTCCTctaaaggagaaaaaggaaacgaaaagagagagagagagacggggAGCACTAATAAGTATGGTCTTTCAGAGAAGTCTCATTTATGGGTTAGATAAGTTGCATATTGAGCGTGCCCCCATCTTTTGGGACTTTTGAGCaatctttcattttccttttttctttttcaaatctcCTCCATTTTTAATACTCATTGAAATGTGATGCATATTTGACATGATTTAGTAATTCTGCTCACTTGAAAAGCAGCTACTTTGTCATACCATGTGATTGATTTGACTATTGTTTTTGCGATGATTTGGCACGTGTTAATATCAATTCTCtgtattataattatatttaggaTTTACGTAAAAGCATATATGCATTCAAATGTAATTGCAGGATGATGGAGTCTGGTTTGCTTTCCAAAGAGGTTGCAAAGAAAGTTTATGAGAAGAAGCAGAAAGGGAGTACTCAGCAGAAGTTCAGTTCCCCAGCCAAAGCTGTAGCTACAGTGAAGCGGACTACTGTGTCTGTTAGTGTTAAGAAAAAATTACCATGCTCCCCAGTTTCATCGAACAAAAAGAGGACAACAGGCTCGATAGTTGCATCAAGGCAAACTAAGAAGCAGAAGATTGAGGATGGAAGCTCTGATGATGACATTGTTTTGG
Coding sequences within:
- the LOC133872077 gene encoding uncharacterized protein LOC133872077 isoform X2, which gives rise to MPLEDSKPVKKSELEDEEEADEKQSLGSILEGRKKKPSNANAGSAKTRLKEPKVKKEERLDDEDDKPIKASLSSGSRSKVKKEENEDDDDEKPLAKRSSNIKPDKEPKRRNKTKEEEKADTAAERKKREKKVYDLPGQKRDPPDERDSLRIFYETLYKHNPDSEMAQFWMMESGLLSKEVAKKVYEKKQKGSTQQKFSSPAKAVATVKRTTVSVSVKKKLPCSPVSSNKKRTTGSIVASRQTKKQKIEDGSSDDDIVLANKKRPSPLASSNKKKVTDSKVLSNQSKKRKKIDDGSSEDDSDDDFEPKAMTKRQRAA
- the LOC133872077 gene encoding DEK domain-containing chromatin-associated protein 4 isoform X1, with the protein product MPLEDSKPVKKSELEDEEEADEKQSLGSILEGRKKKPSNANAGSAKTRLKEPKVKKEERLDDEDDKPIKASLSSGSRSKVKKEENEDDDDEKPLAKRSSNIKPDKKEPKRRNKTKEEEKADTAAERKKREKKVYDLPGQKRDPPDERDSLRIFYETLYKHNPDSEMAQFWMMESGLLSKEVAKKVYEKKQKGSTQQKFSSPAKAVATVKRTTVSVSVKKKLPCSPVSSNKKRTTGSIVASRQTKKQKIEDGSSDDDIVLANKKRPSPLASSNKKKVTDSKVLSNQSKKRKKIDDGSSEDDSDDDFEPKAMTKRQRAA